A single window of Desulfovibrio sp. G11 DNA harbors:
- a CDS encoding ComF family protein has protein sequence MPGKEGLTARLGMGFTAAARFLGFAQARCFHCLRPFTPGEEISPFPHHPAAAPDIPGPLAPLCPQCRILLAPYAGPRCPLCGLPSAPSPEASALPHLQRGSLCGHCLTTPPPWSGAAFHGLYKEALRHVLLRLKFDGHLYLAPLLGAFLQEAARCLPRPDALVAVPQYPDHLRHRGYNQAHELARALSAQTGLELIPGLLCRTRPGPAQIGLSARARPDNVRHSFASSPEVKGRCLWLVDDVMTTGSTLRAACRALRHAGAARVYILVAARTPKDAAGHPADAPTGL, from the coding sequence ATGCCCGGCAAAGAAGGCCTGACCGCACGGCTGGGCATGGGGTTTACCGCGGCAGCCCGTTTTCTGGGTTTTGCGCAGGCACGCTGCTTTCACTGTTTGCGCCCCTTCACGCCCGGCGAAGAAATTTCACCTTTTCCCCATCACCCTGCCGCAGCACCGGATATTCCCGGCCCGCTGGCTCCCCTGTGTCCGCAATGCCGCATCCTGCTGGCCCCGTATGCAGGACCGCGCTGCCCTCTGTGCGGCCTGCCCTCCGCCCCTTCGCCTGAAGCTTCTGCTTTGCCCCACCTGCAAAGGGGCAGCCTGTGCGGACATTGTCTTACAACTCCGCCCCCGTGGTCCGGCGCTGCCTTTCATGGCCTTTACAAAGAAGCATTGCGCCACGTGCTTCTGCGGCTCAAGTTTGACGGGCATCTCTACCTGGCCCCCCTGCTCGGAGCCTTCCTGCAAGAGGCCGCCCGCTGCCTGCCCCGCCCCGACGCCCTGGTGGCTGTTCCACAATACCCCGACCATCTGCGCCACAGGGGGTACAATCAGGCGCACGAACTTGCCAGGGCATTGAGCGCGCAGACCGGGCTTGAACTCATACCCGGCCTGTTGTGCCGCACACGGCCCGGCCCGGCGCAGATAGGTCTCAGCGCCCGCGCGCGGCCTGACAACGTGCGCCACAGTTTTGCTTCTTCACCCGAGGTTAAAGGTCGCTGTTTGTGGCTGGTGGACGATGTGATGACCACCGGCAGCACCCTGCGTGCCGCCTGCCGCGCCCTGCGCCATGCCGGAGCCGCACGGGTGTATATTCTTGTGGCGGCGCGCACCCCGAAAGATGCGGCAGGCCATCCGGCAGATGCCCCGACGGGGCTGTAG
- a CDS encoding MBL fold metallo-hydrolase yields MAVAVFPLGPLQTNSYIIHNATRAVAVDVGGDPAPMLEYLKSHQLTLDAVCITHRHFDHMYGVAELADATGAPVYMPQGDDSLADTESGKGGIWGFPPVPDFKSSPMPLGKTSIGGMDCEVLETPGHTPGGVSLYFPEEQVVFTGDALFYRSIGRTDFPGGDHDTLLRSVRDVLFKLPAETVAYPGHGPATKIGDEAANNPFCGEFRP; encoded by the coding sequence ATGGCCGTTGCCGTTTTTCCCCTTGGCCCGTTGCAGACCAACAGCTACATCATCCATAACGCCACCAGGGCCGTGGCTGTTGACGTGGGCGGCGACCCCGCGCCCATGCTCGAATACCTGAAAAGCCACCAACTCACCCTGGATGCCGTCTGCATAACCCACCGCCATTTTGACCACATGTACGGCGTGGCCGAACTGGCCGACGCGACGGGCGCGCCCGTGTACATGCCGCAAGGGGACGACAGCCTTGCCGACACCGAATCGGGCAAGGGCGGCATATGGGGATTTCCTCCGGTGCCGGATTTCAAAAGCAGCCCCATGCCCCTCGGCAAGACAAGCATTGGCGGCATGGACTGTGAGGTGCTGGAAACCCCCGGCCATACCCCCGGCGGCGTTTCACTGTATTTTCCCGAAGAACAGGTGGTCTTTACGGGAGACGCCCTGTTTTACCGCTCCATCGGCCGCACGGACTTTCCCGGCGGCGACCATGACACACTGCTGCGCTCCGTGCGGGACGTGCTGTTCAAGCTCCCCGCCGAAACTGTCGCTTATCCCGGTCACGGGCCCGCCACCAAAATAGGCGATGAAGCCGCCAACAACCCTTTTTGCGGTGAGTTCAGACCATGA
- a CDS encoding flavodoxin family protein, which produces MSNPVALLCSPRPGGVSDAVAHLVAAGVAEAGAELQLVPLRDYAFDGCIDCGGCTAPPHHCTLAGKNCDGRLDRAEEIFALIESAPLLFISAPIYFYALPAHFKALIDRTQRFWAAQNHAPSGRPSLPRPPVKPALVSLVAGRPRGKQLFTGSLLTLRYFFSPLNAAISETRLLRGLERGKDLEERPAVRAALHAWGHDWGCRLMAGKVPGYVPDSHPGKGCGKDRPSFAG; this is translated from the coding sequence ATGAGCAACCCTGTGGCACTTCTTTGCAGCCCGCGGCCCGGCGGCGTTTCAGATGCCGTGGCACATCTTGTTGCCGCAGGCGTGGCTGAAGCCGGGGCCGAACTGCAGCTTGTGCCTTTGCGCGACTATGCTTTTGACGGCTGCATCGACTGCGGCGGCTGTACGGCCCCCCCGCATCACTGCACCCTGGCAGGCAAAAACTGTGACGGCAGACTGGACAGGGCCGAAGAAATCTTCGCCCTCATCGAGTCCGCGCCACTGCTTTTCATCTCTGCGCCCATTTATTTTTACGCCCTGCCTGCGCATTTCAAGGCGCTCATTGACCGCACCCAGCGCTTTTGGGCGGCGCAGAACCACGCTCCCTCGGGCAGGCCGTCCCTGCCCCGGCCTCCGGTCAAGCCCGCCCTTGTCAGCCTTGTGGCAGGCAGGCCTCGGGGCAAACAGCTTTTTACCGGCTCCCTGCTTACCCTGCGCTACTTTTTCTCTCCGCTCAATGCGGCTATCAGCGAAACACGGCTGCTGCGGGGGCTGGAAAGAGGCAAGGACCTTGAAGAACGCCCCGCTGTGCGCGCTGCCCTGCACGCCTGGGGACACGACTGGGGCTGCCGCCTGATGGCGGGCAAAGTGCCGGGCTATGTTCCGGACTCCCACCCCGGCAAGGGCTGCGGCAAAGACAGACCATCGTTTGCAGGGTAA